A single Amphiura filiformis chromosome 8, Afil_fr2py, whole genome shotgun sequence DNA region contains:
- the LOC140158387 gene encoding protocadherin beta-6-like, translating to MVLVAGTVRAWQGMDKLVRVTVRDPLSLADCSYGLNVTVNIQVENLSPQFTNDIYNGEVDESAPVSTSVATVGAVDKDGDSTYIVYRLTTANDNGMDIFSIDEITGEISVKTAGLLDAELISKYTLYVEADDTKLDVIRSASASVVVSVRDINDNSPVCDDDTVDIFEDAPIGRPVLAVQASDLDQNDVLSYSLTNLPTDFEIDSNTGLITVSGQLDREPPGPDFYSLQVLVSDGTNTGVCRVDITILDVNDNAPVFTLDDYDLSVNEDQNNAAITVSASDIDSGNNAAITYTLLPTSYDVTVDPISKGWNSLVLGRPTEDVHR from the exons aTGGTTCTAGTagctggtactgtgagagcatggcaaggcatggataAGCTGGtgcgg GTGACAGTAAGAGATCCGTTGTCCTTGGCAGATTGTAGTTACGGGTTAAATGTGACAGTCAATATCCAAGTTGAAAATCTATCTCCTCAATTTACCAATGACATCTACAATGGAGAAGTTGATGAATCAGCCCCTGTATCTACAAGTGTAGCTACC GTCGGTGCGGTAGATAAAGACGGCGATTCTACATATATTGTATATCGCTTGACGACTGCTAATGACAATGGTATGGATATatttagtattgatgaaataactgGTGAGATATCTGTAAAGACAGCTGGCTTGTTGGATGCTGAGTTGATTTCAAAGTACACCTTGTATGTCGAAGCTGACGACACAAAGCTGGATGTAATAAG GTCTGCATCTGCGTCAGTTGTTGTCAGTGTCAGGGACATCAATGACAATTCACCAGTGTGCGATGATGATACAGTTGATATATTTGAGGATGCACCAATAGGACGTCCTGTTCTAGCTGTTCAG GCCAGTGACTTAGATCAAAATGATGTACTTTCTTATTCACTCACTAACCTTCCGACAGACTTTGAAATTGATTCAAACAC TGGTTTGATCACTGTGAGTGGGCAGCTAGATAGAGAGCCTCCTGGACCTGACTTTTACTCCTTACAAGTGCTTGTTTCAGACGGAACAAAT ACTGGTGTGTGCAGAGTGGATATCACCATCTTGGATGTCAATGACAATGCTCCTGTTTTTACACTAGATGATTATGATTTGTCTGTAAATGAAGATCAAAACAATGCTGCAATAACG GTTTCTGCCAGTGACATTGACAGTGGAAACAATGCTGCCATAACATACACCCTTCTGCCAACATCTTACGACGTCACAGTTGATCCTATATCT AAAGGATGGAATTCACTTGTGCTAGGTAGGCCTACAGAAGATGTGCACCGTTAA